From a region of the Vidua macroura isolate BioBank_ID:100142 chromosome 3, ASM2450914v1, whole genome shotgun sequence genome:
- the ADAT2 gene encoding tRNA-specific adenosine deaminase 2 produces the protein MAEAGEAAVLAWMDQALDVAKEALEKGEVPVGCLLVYNGEVIGRGRNEVNETKNATRHAEMVAIDQVLDWCKQHKRDYREVFPQLVLYVTVEPCIMCAAAVRLMKIPRVVYGCRNERFGGCGSVLSISSDDMVDSGDPFECSSGYRAEEAVELLKAFYRQENPNAPKSKVRKKDRRQ, from the exons ATGGCGGAGGCGGGGGAGGCGGCTGTGCTGGCCTGGATGGACCAGGCGCTCGACGTG GCTAAGGAGGCGCTGGAGAAAGGGGAGGTTCCCGTGGGCTGCCTGCTGGTCTACAACGGCGAGGTCATAGGCAGGGGCAGGAACGAGGTCAACGAGACGAAGAAC GCTACTCGGCATGCAGAAATGGTGGCAATTGACCAGGTCCTTGACTGGTGCAAGCAACACAAGAGGGATTACAGGGAAGTGTTTCCGCAGCTGGTGCTGTACGTAACTGTAGAGCCCTGTATCAtgtgtgcagctgctgtgcgCTTGATGA AAATTCCACGGGTCGTGTATGGCTGTCGAAATGAGCGATTTGGAGGCTGTGGCTCCGTTTTGAGCATCTCGTCTGATGATATGGTGGACTCCGGAGACCCATTTGAA TGCTCTTCTGGCTATCGTGCTGAAGAAGCAGTGGAATTGTTAAAAGCTTTTTACAGACAAGAAAATCCCAATG CACCAAAATCAAAAGTACGGAAGAAGGATCGTCGTCAGTAG